From the Lancefieldella sp. Marseille-Q7238 genome, one window contains:
- a CDS encoding ABC transporter permease, translating into MANDTKKVAPTTEESDALTTVNNGQMTNAELELQADSLGSGEVKRISYFGLIGRRFLRQRSAMIGLGILVVLIFVALFGKYLTPHNYIDPDFAAINQAPNANHWFGTDGAGIDLFASVVHGLGRSLTIGITYALLTSVIAAVIGTAIAYVRGVPEKIGMWILDMLMVIPSFLLVAMIVRAASGTTGWVMLIVGMTAFGWIGYARTLRTMALSLRERDYVKAAKYMGVPSIKIIIRHLIPNLGSILIIDTVLGVIGGINSETAYSFLGLGIKAPDTSLGYLLSAGSSAMLSTPWLILIPSVVLIILCVSMQLIGDGLRDAFDPYSRAAGMVEDDDDEADAKTSETTGEADMSTDMTERA; encoded by the coding sequence ATGGCTAACGATACAAAAAAAGTTGCTCCAACAACGGAAGAATCCGATGCTCTTACCACCGTCAATAATGGTCAGATGACCAACGCGGAGCTTGAACTTCAGGCTGACTCGCTTGGTTCAGGTGAAGTTAAGCGCATCAGCTACTTCGGTCTGATTGGCCGCCGTTTCTTGCGCCAGCGTTCCGCCATGATCGGTTTGGGTATTCTGGTAGTTTTGATTTTTGTGGCCCTCTTCGGTAAGTACCTGACCCCGCATAACTATATCGATCCGGACTTTGCGGCTATCAATCAGGCGCCCAACGCCAACCATTGGTTTGGTACGGATGGCGCGGGTATTGATTTGTTTGCCAGCGTTGTACACGGTCTTGGCCGCTCGCTGACGATTGGTATCACATACGCGCTGCTGACGTCAGTCATCGCGGCTGTCATTGGTACCGCCATTGCCTATGTCCGCGGCGTGCCCGAAAAGATTGGCATGTGGATCCTTGACATGCTCATGGTCATTCCGAGCTTCCTTCTGGTTGCCATGATTGTTCGCGCGGCCTCCGGTACAACCGGATGGGTCATGCTTATCGTGGGTATGACCGCCTTTGGCTGGATTGGCTATGCTCGTACCCTGCGTACGATGGCGCTGTCGCTCCGTGAGCGCGATTACGTCAAGGCCGCTAAATACATGGGCGTTCCTTCAATTAAGATCATCATTCGCCACCTTATTCCGAACCTTGGCTCGATTCTGATTATCGACACGGTTCTTGGCGTCATCGGCGGTATCAACTCCGAGACGGCATACAGCTTTTTGGGTCTCGGTATCAAGGCTCCCGATACATCGCTCGGCTATCTTTTGAGCGCCGGCTCTTCGGCGATGCTCTCCACGCCTTGGCTCATTTTGATCCCGTCCGTTGTCCTTATCATTCTCTGCGTGAGCATGCAGCTTATCGGCGACGGTCTTCGCGACGCCTTCGATCCCTATTCACGCGCAGCCGGCATGGTTGAGGATGACGATGATGAAGCTGACGCCAAAACGTCTGAAACCACAGGCGAGGCCGATATGAGTACAGATATGACGGAGCGTGCGTAA
- a CDS encoding ABC transporter ATP-binding protein — MADIDMNKTVEKNSAVDDVLRYELLESNGPKGAPQGAPVMTVRDLKVSFNTEAGRVDAVRSVNFDLWGGRTLGIVGESGSGKSVTALSLIGLLDDNAHVTGSIKLGDEELLGKTDEEMSKLRGTKISMIFQDPLSALTPMFTIGDQLAEALLTHNPHMPKADVRKRCLELLEIVGITNPEERLDAYPHEFSGGMRQRVVIAIAIANNPDIIIADEPTTALDVTIQAQILDVLKVAQKETGAAVVLITHDLGVVAGTADDIMVMYAGRGVERASVDTLFAEPRHPYTMGLLGAVPKPHLPAEHRLVPIKGNPPSLVAIPSGCPFNPRCPMATEKCRAVEPELTPANASEGHLASCHRLDEICKKNLTYAEVYPEFEPLLPKWVDVPRSERPIVLEVENLTKTFPVQGKGFIRREKGTMTAVDHASFQIHEGETLALVGESGSGKSTTLMQIMDLLKPEDGRIVVLGKDTSELRSARARREVRKDLQVIFQDPMSSLDPRMPIYDVLSEPLKAQGWKDADINRRIGELMVLVGINPDYVDRFPSQFSGGQRQRIAIARALATNPKILLLDEPIASLDVSIQAGIINLLEDLQIQLKISYLFVAHDLAVIRHISDTVAVMHLGKIVEYGETEDVFNNPQDPYTKALLSAIPIPDPKIERTRERLIYKDGKLIPATHIAID; from the coding sequence ATGGCTGATATTGATATGAATAAAACGGTCGAGAAGAACAGCGCGGTAGACGACGTTCTTCGCTATGAGCTGCTTGAGTCCAACGGGCCGAAAGGCGCTCCGCAGGGCGCGCCCGTCATGACCGTTCGCGACCTCAAGGTGTCCTTTAACACTGAGGCCGGTCGTGTCGATGCCGTCCGTAGTGTAAACTTTGACCTTTGGGGCGGCCGTACCCTCGGCATCGTTGGCGAATCCGGTTCCGGAAAGTCAGTTACCGCGCTTTCTCTTATCGGTCTTCTTGATGACAACGCGCATGTCACCGGTTCGATTAAGCTCGGTGATGAGGAGCTTCTCGGCAAAACCGACGAGGAGATGTCTAAACTTCGCGGCACGAAGATTTCCATGATTTTCCAGGATCCTCTGTCCGCGTTGACTCCGATGTTTACTATCGGCGATCAGCTTGCCGAAGCTCTTTTGACTCACAATCCCCATATGCCAAAGGCTGATGTTCGTAAGCGCTGCCTTGAACTTCTTGAGATTGTTGGCATCACCAACCCGGAAGAGCGTTTAGATGCGTATCCGCACGAGTTTTCCGGCGGCATGCGTCAGCGCGTGGTTATCGCTATCGCCATTGCCAACAACCCCGACATCATCATTGCCGATGAGCCTACTACCGCTCTTGACGTAACGATTCAGGCACAGATTCTCGATGTTTTGAAAGTCGCCCAGAAAGAGACGGGCGCGGCTGTCGTTTTGATTACGCACGATCTTGGCGTCGTCGCAGGCACCGCTGATGACATTATGGTTATGTATGCGGGCCGCGGCGTTGAGCGTGCAAGCGTAGATACGCTTTTTGCTGAGCCACGGCATCCGTATACTATGGGTCTTTTGGGCGCCGTGCCAAAGCCGCACTTACCTGCGGAGCACCGCCTCGTTCCCATTAAGGGCAATCCGCCTTCGCTTGTAGCCATTCCTTCAGGCTGTCCCTTCAATCCGCGTTGCCCTATGGCAACCGAGAAGTGCCGTGCGGTTGAGCCTGAGCTGACACCTGCAAATGCTTCCGAGGGTCATCTTGCATCTTGCCATCGTCTGGATGAGATTTGCAAAAAGAATCTCACCTACGCAGAGGTGTATCCCGAGTTTGAACCCCTGCTACCTAAGTGGGTGGATGTACCGCGCTCTGAGCGTCCGATTGTGCTTGAGGTAGAAAATCTTACCAAGACGTTCCCCGTCCAGGGCAAAGGCTTTATCCGCCGCGAGAAGGGTACAATGACGGCGGTCGACCATGCGAGTTTTCAAATTCACGAGGGTGAAACACTGGCCCTTGTCGGCGAGTCAGGTTCGGGCAAGTCTACGACGCTCATGCAAATTATGGATCTTCTGAAGCCTGAAGATGGCCGTATTGTGGTGCTTGGAAAGGATACTTCCGAGCTCAGATCTGCCCGAGCGCGTCGTGAGGTTCGCAAGGATCTCCAGGTTATCTTCCAGGATCCTATGAGTTCTCTCGATCCTCGTATGCCCATTTACGACGTTTTGTCAGAGCCTCTGAAAGCTCAGGGCTGGAAGGACGCCGATATCAATAGGCGCATTGGCGAGCTTATGGTACTTGTCGGCATTAACCCTGACTATGTTGACCGTTTCCCCTCTCAGTTCTCCGGCGGTCAGCGTCAGCGTATTGCTATTGCCCGCGCTCTGGCAACCAATCCCAAGATTTTGCTTCTTGACGAGCCTATTGCCTCGCTTGACGTTTCCATTCAGGCTGGCATTATCAACTTGCTTGAGGACCTTCAGATTCAGCTGAAGATTTCGTATCTCTTCGTCGCGCACGACCTGGCGGTTATTCGCCACATTTCTGATACGGTTGCCGTTATGCACCTAGGGAAAATCGTGGAGTACGGCGAGACTGAGGATGTCTTCAACAATCCGCAGGATCCCTATACTAAGGCGCTGCTTTCCGCGATTCCTATTCCCGATCCCAAGATTGAGCGTACGCGCGAGCGTCTTATCTACAAGGATGGCAAGCTGATTCCCGCTACGCATATTGCCATCGACTAG
- a CDS encoding ABC transporter substrate-binding protein, translating into MNSSLNSLSRRSFLSGSLAAAAAAGSATLLSACGTGDGAGDGDKLILTFGVNNPKVTFDTQKTSGSIGVSEAVGESLLKLDPETKEIEPWLVTKLPEVSSDGLTYSFELKEGVKFHDGSTLKSSDVKYSFTRMFLPDTKATSIDSYVYIEGAQDIIDGKTTELSGITITDDRHFDIKLTQPYSTFNALLAQFYAFIYPEKSCSEAGEKWGSDTTFYGTGPFKLVSNDNTTEVVLEAFADYHQGKPALDELHFSYIDDGNTRMLNYKQGTIDLTFINQNLVQQFKNDTAVADQIVYYNPASTQFVNLNLKNEYLSDVRVRQALSLALDRQTLCDTVLSGAAQPATSFIPASETGNDSSLEIFEYNVDTAKKLLSEAGVSNITLDAQVRAQDQNLMVAIQDAWSKIGVNLNVSVIDAGVWSESRKNGDLQVTLVTWSTLSFQGVEHMGSYFRSDRAALKSSFYSSEKFDQLVDAARLTINDPDKVIELTKQADAQLTRTDYACLPIDWTQMPYVLNKKFTGLKVLVNPLFGEVKRA; encoded by the coding sequence ATGAACTCCTCACTTAACAGCCTCTCCCGCCGCAGCTTTCTCAGCGGCTCTCTCGCAGCCGCAGCAGCGGCAGGCTCAGCCACGCTTCTGTCCGCGTGCGGCACCGGTGATGGCGCAGGCGACGGAGACAAGCTCATTCTTACGTTTGGCGTCAACAATCCCAAAGTCACCTTTGACACGCAAAAAACCTCCGGTTCCATCGGCGTTTCCGAAGCTGTCGGAGAATCCCTGCTCAAGCTCGATCCGGAAACCAAAGAGATTGAACCGTGGCTCGTAACCAAGCTGCCCGAGGTTTCCTCAGACGGACTCACATACTCCTTTGAGCTGAAAGAGGGCGTCAAGTTCCACGACGGATCCACGCTCAAATCTTCCGATGTAAAGTACTCTTTTACTCGGATGTTTTTGCCGGACACAAAGGCAACTTCAATCGATTCGTATGTGTACATCGAAGGCGCGCAGGATATTATCGATGGCAAGACAACCGAGCTTTCCGGCATCACCATCACTGATGACCGCCATTTTGATATCAAGCTTACCCAGCCCTATTCAACGTTCAACGCGCTTCTCGCTCAGTTCTACGCTTTCATCTATCCCGAGAAGAGCTGCTCAGAAGCGGGCGAAAAATGGGGGTCCGACACCACGTTTTACGGCACCGGTCCCTTTAAGCTGGTGTCTAACGACAATACAACCGAAGTTGTACTCGAAGCCTTCGCTGACTACCATCAGGGCAAACCAGCCCTCGATGAGCTGCATTTTTCTTACATCGATGACGGCAATACACGCATGCTGAACTACAAACAAGGCACCATTGACCTCACGTTTATTAATCAAAACCTGGTTCAGCAGTTTAAAAATGACACGGCGGTCGCTGATCAGATTGTCTACTACAATCCCGCGTCTACGCAGTTTGTAAACCTCAATCTTAAAAACGAGTACCTCTCAGATGTGCGCGTTCGCCAGGCGCTGTCACTTGCCCTTGACCGCCAAACCTTGTGCGACACGGTTCTTTCCGGCGCCGCTCAGCCTGCTACTTCATTTATCCCGGCGTCTGAGACGGGCAACGACTCTTCACTTGAAATCTTTGAATATAACGTTGATACGGCAAAAAAGCTGCTCTCTGAAGCCGGCGTGTCAAATATTACGCTTGACGCCCAGGTTCGCGCGCAAGACCAAAACCTCATGGTGGCTATCCAGGACGCCTGGAGCAAAATCGGCGTCAATCTCAATGTTTCCGTTATTGACGCGGGCGTATGGAGTGAATCGCGCAAGAATGGAGATCTTCAGGTCACCCTTGTTACCTGGTCAACTCTCTCATTCCAAGGAGTTGAGCATATGGGCTCCTATTTCCGCTCCGATCGAGCGGCTCTTAAGAGTTCTTTCTACAGCAGCGAGAAGTTCGACCAGTTGGTAGACGCCGCTCGCCTTACAATCAACGATCCCGACAAGGTCATCGAGCTCACCAAACAAGCCGACGCGCAGCTTACCCGCACCGATTACGCGTGTCTACCCATCGACTGGACCCAGATGCCGTATGTTCTCAATAAGAAATTCACCGGCCTCAAGGTGCTCGTCAATCCACTCTTTGGCGAGGTCAAGAGAGCATAG
- a CDS encoding gamma-glutamyl-gamma-aminobutyrate hydrolase family protein yields MIDIPVFAQQVFKESAAVPVHDRPLIGLTPRFMKEPGFSDGESIAEVQMDAILAAGGIPVMMPLTDDDAVIDRYVEMCDGFNLPGGHDVDPRNWGEEPRDLARLNPRRDVLEFKLVKKVYEADKPLFAICRGLQLLNVVFGGTLVQEIRTLPAPASGHTYWSHIADLTAPAHMVEVVEDSLLYHALGSEKCIQANSYHDEALRKVAPCLSVVAHSTDGIIEGAEISDRRWMVGVQWHPEYGWKYSKADCMLWKSFIDAARTYRSSRL; encoded by the coding sequence ATGATTGACATTCCAGTATTTGCTCAGCAGGTTTTCAAGGAAAGCGCGGCTGTTCCCGTACATGATCGGCCGCTCATTGGCCTGACGCCGCGCTTTATGAAAGAACCCGGATTTTCTGACGGAGAGTCCATCGCCGAGGTGCAGATGGATGCTATTCTCGCGGCAGGTGGCATTCCAGTGATGATGCCCTTGACTGATGATGACGCTGTTATCGACCGGTACGTTGAGATGTGCGATGGCTTTAATTTGCCTGGTGGCCATGACGTTGATCCGCGCAATTGGGGAGAAGAGCCTCGCGACCTTGCACGCTTGAATCCCCGTCGCGATGTGCTCGAATTTAAGCTGGTGAAAAAGGTTTACGAAGCCGACAAACCGCTCTTTGCCATTTGCCGTGGACTTCAGCTGCTCAATGTCGTCTTCGGTGGCACGCTCGTCCAAGAAATTCGTACACTGCCGGCGCCCGCTTCCGGCCATACCTACTGGTCCCACATTGCCGACCTTACCGCTCCCGCCCATATGGTGGAGGTTGTTGAAGATTCGCTTTTGTACCATGCGCTTGGCAGCGAGAAGTGCATTCAGGCCAACTCCTACCATGATGAAGCTTTGCGTAAGGTCGCGCCGTGTCTGAGTGTAGTGGCTCATTCGACTGACGGCATCATTGAAGGCGCTGAAATTTCCGATAGGCGATGGATGGTAGGCGTTCAGTGGCATCCCGAATACGGCTGGAAATACAGCAAGGCCGACTGCATGCTTTGGAAGTCTTTCATCGACGCGGCGCGCACGTATCGCAGCTCGCGATTGTAG
- the pepT gene encoding peptidase T, producing MSHHSDVLERFIRYCKVASQSDPLTADTVPSTESQHEMARVVATDLQALQAEDATIDKHAYVTAHWPASPGAEDLPVLGFCCHLDTAWQSCGSPVHPRVVRYEGDTLIIGVDRDGAEVAVSPATNPQLEHMVGWDLVTTDGTTLLGGDDKAGVAMVVSLLRRLREHPELPHPRLAVAFVPDEEIGHGAALLDLDAFGAAYGYTIDGGPLGEFCFETFNAAEVNVRAKGLSVHTGTAKGIMVHASEAIMRFHQLLPPQDRPEYTEGYDGFFYVERMQGDCESALADYIIRDHDQAKLELRKQLMRDAAAYINSQFGTEVLTLAIHDQYHNLADIVTLPENEHLIENARAAYEAIGQEMTCVPMRGGTDGSQLSFRGFPCANLSACYYNAHGVREFVPVPELEAMVDMLQVLVALYARPQKRK from the coding sequence ATGTCTCACCATAGCGATGTGCTTGAACGTTTTATTCGCTACTGCAAGGTAGCCTCGCAATCAGATCCGCTTACTGCCGACACGGTTCCGTCCACGGAGTCTCAGCATGAAATGGCACGCGTAGTAGCGACTGATTTGCAGGCTCTGCAGGCCGAAGACGCTACCATCGACAAACACGCCTATGTGACGGCTCACTGGCCCGCGAGTCCCGGCGCTGAAGATCTTCCGGTACTTGGATTTTGCTGTCATCTTGATACGGCATGGCAATCGTGCGGCTCGCCCGTGCATCCGCGTGTGGTTCGCTATGAGGGGGATACGCTCATCATCGGTGTGGACCGGGACGGAGCGGAGGTTGCCGTGAGTCCGGCAACAAATCCACAGCTTGAGCATATGGTCGGATGGGATTTGGTAACTACTGACGGTACTACGCTGCTCGGCGGTGACGATAAGGCGGGCGTGGCTATGGTGGTCAGTCTCCTGCGTCGCCTGCGTGAGCATCCAGAACTTCCGCATCCGCGCCTTGCTGTCGCGTTCGTTCCGGATGAGGAGATTGGCCATGGCGCAGCGCTTCTCGATCTTGACGCTTTTGGCGCCGCGTATGGCTATACCATTGATGGTGGGCCGCTTGGTGAATTCTGCTTTGAGACCTTCAACGCTGCCGAGGTCAACGTCCGTGCGAAGGGACTTTCGGTACACACGGGGACGGCAAAGGGCATCATGGTGCACGCCAGCGAGGCTATCATGCGTTTCCATCAGCTGCTGCCGCCGCAAGATCGTCCTGAGTATACCGAAGGGTATGACGGTTTCTTCTACGTAGAGCGCATGCAGGGAGATTGTGAATCAGCGCTGGCGGATTACATCATTCGCGATCATGACCAGGCAAAGCTGGAGCTGCGCAAACAACTCATGCGTGACGCAGCTGCCTATATTAACAGCCAGTTTGGCACCGAAGTACTGACGCTTGCTATCCACGATCAATATCATAATCTGGCCGACATTGTAACGCTGCCCGAAAATGAGCATCTGATTGAAAACGCCCGAGCTGCGTATGAGGCGATTGGTCAAGAGATGACATGCGTTCCTATGCGTGGCGGTACGGACGGCTCACAGCTGTCGTTTCGCGGGTTCCCCTGCGCGAATCTGTCCGCCTGTTATTACAACGCTCATGGCGTGCGAGAGTTTGTTCCCGTTCCCGAGCTTGAGGCTATGGTCGATATGCTTCAAGTGCTTGTCGCGCTCTACGCGAGGCCCCAAAAGAGGAAGTAA
- a CDS encoding peptidase M42: MQRFETDTDYLLEVTRQLIACDSPVGYYNRIHALLKMLLADIGYEMQVDNKATAYVVVPGASSEKTVGVNAHLDTIGLVVRGFNDDGTLRVRQLGGINYHSIEGETCHVICRDGSSVNGQIICNHHSIHVFEDAKTMERTEDTMAVSLIADVKSPADARKLGVSEGAVAAIDPHFIAYDNGYIISRFLDDKACVAAQLHTMKWLAQTGTQPAYDTLFAFPIYEEIGHGGAYLPTVVDEYVSLDITLIGPDYASEEHSVGVIVSDIRSPYDWNLSNRLIRCAEKVLEPGRWNQQVAFHFSTDANASYFAGNNLKSGAFGPATLSTHGRERTHMDALVGTENLCHAYVLGYGD, encoded by the coding sequence ATGCAGCGCTTTGAAACTGATACCGACTATCTGCTTGAGGTGACACGTCAACTCATCGCATGCGACAGCCCCGTTGGATATTACAATCGGATTCACGCGCTTTTGAAAATGCTTCTTGCGGACATTGGCTATGAGATGCAGGTCGACAACAAGGCGACAGCCTATGTGGTAGTTCCGGGTGCCAGCAGCGAGAAAACTGTTGGGGTGAACGCGCATCTTGACACTATCGGTCTTGTTGTTCGCGGTTTCAATGATGACGGAACGCTTCGCGTGCGGCAGCTCGGCGGCATTAACTACCACAGCATCGAGGGTGAGACCTGTCATGTCATTTGTCGTGATGGCTCTTCAGTCAACGGACAGATTATCTGCAATCACCATTCGATACACGTTTTTGAGGACGCCAAGACTATGGAGCGCACGGAGGATACCATGGCGGTTTCGCTCATCGCCGATGTCAAATCTCCTGCAGACGCTCGTAAGCTTGGCGTATCGGAAGGTGCTGTGGCAGCCATTGACCCGCATTTTATCGCGTATGACAACGGCTATATCATCTCGCGCTTTCTTGACGACAAAGCGTGCGTGGCGGCGCAGCTTCATACTATGAAGTGGCTGGCGCAAACAGGGACTCAACCCGCTTACGACACATTGTTTGCCTTTCCTATCTATGAGGAGATCGGTCATGGCGGCGCGTATTTGCCCACGGTAGTAGATGAATATGTTTCTCTCGATATAACGCTTATCGGTCCCGACTACGCTTCTGAGGAGCATTCGGTAGGCGTTATTGTTTCCGACATCCGCTCACCTTACGATTGGAACCTTTCCAACCGCCTTATTCGGTGCGCCGAGAAGGTCCTCGAGCCAGGCAGATGGAACCAACAGGTAGCGTTTCATTTTTCAACTGATGCGAACGCTTCGTATTTTGCGGGAAACAACCTGAAGAGCGGCGCGTTTGGACCGGCCACTCTCAGCACGCATGGTCGCGAGCGCACGCACATGGACGCGCTTGTTGGCACGGAGAACCTGTGCCACGCCTATGTGCTTGGATATGGTGATTAA
- a CDS encoding PhnD/SsuA/transferrin family substrate-binding protein, giving the protein MDRRSFLKLATLTPTAMLFGCKQQESTADNSAVDTKTKAPTDVRVATLKGPTAMGLAKFMSDVKAGAVSDNTYTFDIVASPDEIVAKVAKGDVDIASIPSNLASVLYNKTKGGVQALCVNVLNVLYIVERGNAIKTLADLAGKTLYAAGKGASPEYVLSYILEKNGLKLGGDVQVEWKSEHAECVAALAQDENGIALLPQPFVTVAQTKDQSIREALDLGAEWKATGATSELVTGTAIVSKSFAEKNLDAVAQFLSHYKDSVDFVHDHTDEAAKLIGEADIVPEKVAKIALPKCNITYIVGNDMKNTLSGYLQVLADADQKAVGGKLPEDDFYFGAGSDK; this is encoded by the coding sequence ATGGACAGACGGTCATTTCTCAAACTTGCGACACTTACCCCTACTGCCATGCTTTTTGGCTGCAAACAACAGGAAAGTACAGCTGACAACAGCGCGGTAGACACAAAAACAAAGGCACCGACTGACGTTCGCGTTGCAACGCTTAAAGGCCCCACGGCTATGGGTCTTGCGAAGTTCATGAGTGACGTTAAGGCGGGAGCCGTTTCGGACAATACCTACACCTTTGATATCGTTGCTTCTCCCGACGAAATAGTGGCGAAGGTTGCAAAGGGTGATGTTGACATCGCGTCGATACCCTCTAATCTCGCTTCGGTTCTTTACAACAAGACAAAAGGCGGTGTGCAGGCTCTTTGTGTCAACGTTTTGAACGTTTTGTATATCGTTGAGCGTGGAAACGCCATCAAGACACTTGCTGACCTTGCGGGAAAGACCCTCTATGCGGCAGGCAAAGGCGCTTCTCCTGAATATGTGCTTTCCTACATTCTTGAAAAGAACGGCCTTAAGCTTGGTGGAGACGTTCAGGTGGAGTGGAAAAGCGAACATGCCGAATGCGTAGCAGCCCTTGCGCAAGACGAGAATGGCATTGCTCTTTTGCCTCAGCCGTTTGTAACCGTTGCGCAGACTAAGGATCAGAGCATCCGCGAGGCTCTTGACCTTGGAGCCGAGTGGAAAGCCACAGGTGCCACCTCTGAGCTTGTTACCGGCACTGCTATTGTTTCAAAGAGTTTTGCCGAGAAGAACCTTGACGCGGTCGCTCAGTTCCTCTCGCACTATAAAGATTCGGTCGACTTCGTCCATGACCATACTGATGAGGCGGCCAAACTCATTGGCGAAGCTGATATCGTTCCTGAAAAGGTCGCTAAAATCGCTCTTCCTAAGTGTAATATCACCTATATTGTTGGCAACGACATGAAAAACACCCTTTCCGGCTACCTCCAGGTTTTAGCTGATGCTGATCAAAAGGCGGTAGGTGGCAAGCTTCCGGAGGACGATTTTTACTTTGGCGCGGGATCAGATAAATAA
- a CDS encoding ABC transporter permease subunit, with protein sequence MAALAVGQQFILPSPLETLQRLSELLFEADFWSTITHSLLHIACGFLSALVFGTLMAVAAYRLRLVRVLMAPVVATVKSVPVASFIILLLVWVHSTYLSVIVAHLLAFPIMYTNLLQGLEATDTQLLEMADVFQIRPLVRVRSIYLSQVLPYFEAAASLALGFCWKAGIAAEVIAIPSRSIGEELYHAKVFLDTSSLFAWTIVIICMSVLVEKGFSYLIKRLVKRIEERP encoded by the coding sequence GTGGCTGCTTTAGCTGTCGGACAGCAATTTATTCTACCTTCTCCGCTTGAGACGCTGCAGCGTCTTAGTGAGCTGCTTTTTGAAGCTGATTTCTGGTCAACTATCACCCACTCATTGCTGCATATCGCCTGCGGATTTTTGAGCGCGCTTGTGTTTGGCACTCTTATGGCGGTTGCGGCGTATCGCCTGCGGCTGGTCAGAGTTTTGATGGCTCCTGTAGTAGCTACGGTCAAATCGGTGCCCGTGGCTTCGTTCATTATCTTGCTTTTGGTATGGGTACATTCGACCTATCTTTCAGTAATCGTTGCACATCTGTTGGCGTTTCCCATTATGTATACCAACCTCCTGCAGGGTCTTGAAGCAACTGATACGCAGCTCCTTGAAATGGCTGACGTTTTTCAGATACGACCCTTAGTGCGCGTTCGTTCGATTTATCTATCGCAGGTGCTTCCGTACTTTGAAGCCGCGGCCTCGCTTGCGCTGGGCTTTTGCTGGAAGGCGGGTATTGCCGCCGAAGTTATCGCTATCCCGAGCCGTTCCATCGGTGAAGAGCTGTACCATGCCAAAGTGTTTCTTGACACGTCCAGTCTTTTCGCATGGACAATAGTTATTATCTGCATGAGCGTGCTGGTAGAAAAGGGCTTCTCGTATCTCATCAAGCGCCTTGTCAAGCGGATAGAGGAGCGTCCATGA
- a CDS encoding ATP-binding cassette domain-containing protein, whose protein sequence is MSFDTKGHIVFDRVSKSFGTLCVLDHVSLVLRAGEKNVLFGTSGVGKTTLIRMIAGLETPDEGSISNVPSACGQRVAMVFQEDRLCENLSVMANISLAQTQLRRTEKAAFERRISDALVQVGLGGFDKRVVAELSGGQRRRVAVLRAVMADADVLLFDEPLTGLDYHTKQEVMRFLLPYLEDKTLLWVTHEKEDAALLGTINRLELWGS, encoded by the coding sequence ATGAGTTTTGATACCAAAGGCCACATCGTGTTCGACCGGGTTTCGAAATCATTCGGAACGCTTTGCGTACTTGATCACGTCTCGCTTGTTCTGCGTGCTGGCGAGAAGAACGTGCTCTTTGGAACATCAGGCGTTGGTAAGACTACGCTTATACGAATGATCGCGGGCCTTGAGACACCTGATGAGGGAAGCATTTCAAATGTGCCGAGCGCGTGTGGCCAGCGGGTAGCGATGGTCTTTCAGGAAGACCGTCTGTGCGAGAATTTAAGTGTGATGGCGAATATCTCTCTGGCGCAAACTCAGCTCAGACGAACGGAAAAAGCTGCTTTCGAGCGGCGTATTTCGGATGCGCTTGTTCAGGTTGGTTTAGGGGGCTTTGACAAACGTGTTGTAGCGGAGCTTTCCGGCGGTCAGAGACGCCGCGTCGCCGTGTTGAGAGCCGTGATGGCCGATGCTGACGTCTTGCTCTTTGACGAGCCGCTTACAGGGCTTGACTATCATACGAAACAGGAGGTCATGCGTTTTCTGTTGCCGTATCTGGAGGACAAAACGCTGCTTTGGGTCACGCACGAAAAAGAAGACGCGGCACTTCTCGGCACAATCAACCGTCTTGAGCTTTGGGGGTCTTGA